In the genome of Candidatus Methylacidiphilales bacterium, the window TCCGCCCGCAAGCCAGATCCCCGGCCCTACATCGTTCCCGGTGAGATCGACCTGGTCGTCTCGAGGAAGAACTTCCGCGTGATCGCCCGGGTGGATGGCGCGCGGGGTCGTTTCCAAGTGGTCGATGCCCGGGGTTCCCATGCCCGTTTGACCGGGGGCGAGGCCGCCCTCATCACCGTGTCCTGGCCGGTCTTGCAGGAACTCTTCGGTTCCCTCGCCGACAGTCTGTACATCGGGCCCTACCGTGCCCTGCGCCCGTTCCCGGAGGAAGACCACAGCTATGATCTCCAACTGGGGGCTTCGTTTTTCAAGAAATTCCTCCGCGTCCATGAGACGGAGAAGGCGCGCTTCAACGAGGGTGCCCGGCGCCTGGAGCGCGACATGCGGTCCATCTTCCAATTCAAAAAATTCGAGGTCGCCGTCCTGGGCCGGCCGGCGGCGCTTTTTTTTGACATCAACGGGGAACGTTACCGCATTGACGAACTCGGGAGCGGGGTCGGGCAGGTCTTCCTCATCCTGGCCCATGCCCACCTCCTGCGGCCGGCCTATGTCTTCATTGATGAGCCGGAGTGCCACCTGCACCCATCGATACAGGCGGAGTTCGTCACCGCGCTCAATGGCTACGCCCGCAAGGCGCTTTTCCTGGCGACCCACAGCATGGGTTTGGCGCGTTCGGCCGGGGACAGGATCTACCAAGTGGTCCGGCATCCCTCCGACCGTTACACCACCGTGCAACGATACCGACCGGAGGAGCGATTGAGCGAGGTCTTGGGGGAAATCAACTTTTCCGTCCAGCAACAGGCGGGCTGCCGCAAGATTCTGCTGGTCGAGGGACCGACCGAAGTCAAGGCGGTCCGCCAGTTCCTCCGCCACCTCGGCCAAGACCGCCAGGTGGTGATCATCCCGCTGGGGGGCAGCAGCATGATCAACGGACACCGGGATGACGAATTGCGGGAGATTGCCCGCATCTGTCCGGATGTCTTCGCGCTCATCGACAGCGAGAAACCATCGCCCCGTGAGGTTCTGTCTGTCGAGCGCCAGGGGTTTGTCAGATCATGCGGCAAGTCGGGCATTGAGTGCCATGTCCTGGAGCGGAGGTCATTGGAGAGTTACTTGACCCGCGCGGCGATCCAGAAGGTGCTGGGCAAGGGCTTCCAGGAACTCGGCCCGTATGACGATGTCAAACGCCGCTACGGCCACTGGCCGAAATCGGACAACTGGAAAATTGTCCGGGAGATGGCATTGCGGGATTTCGAGCAAACCGATCTCGGGCAGTATCTGCGATTTGTCATCGAGTCGCCCTGTCGTGTGGCCGGGGTGAAAGAGGATTGAGGGCTTCACGGGCGAGGAGGAATTGTTTGCGGGCCATGCCCCAGCGGTAGCCGCCGAAGGCGCCGGTGCGGCGGATGACCCGGTGGCAGGGGATGAGTACCGCGATCGGGTTGGCCCCCACTGCCGTGCCCACAGCCCGGGCGGCTTCCGGTCGTCCGACGGCACGGGCCAGGGTTCCGTAATCCACCAGCGCACCCTCGGGTATGTCCAACAGGGCGCGCCAGACCTGGAGTTGGAAGCGGGTGCCGCGCAGATGGAGAGGGGTTCTGTGGTTTCCATCGAAAAGCCTGCCTGCGCGGACTGCCGCACCCCGGGGATCGTGAATCCATCCTGCTTCCGGCCAGGTCCGGGCCAGGTCGCGGATTTGATGGTCCAAGGGTGCGCGGTCTGGAAGGAAGCGCACCACGCTGAGTCCACGGGCCGTCCAGGCGAGGAGTGTTCGCCCGAGAAGAGTGCCGGTTTCCCCGTAGCGGATTTCCGCTCCGGCGCCGCCGCGGCGTGCTTCACCCGGTGTCAGCCCGTCGGTGCGGATGATGAGGTCGTGCAACCGGCCGGGACCACTCAGTCCGATCTCCAGCGAAGTGTGAAGGATATCCTGTCCGGTTTGGAGGCGGGCCAGGGCAGCTTCCCTGCTCAGGTGCTGTAAGAAAAGGGCGGGCGAAATCCCGGCCCAGCGTGTGAAAAGGCGTTGAAAATGGAACGGACTCAGGTGGACATGTTCCGCCGCGGCCTTGAGGTCGGGGGGGTGGGTGCTGTGCGCGTCCAGAAATTGCAGCGCCTTCTCAATCCGGGCGTAATCCATTTCGGCCTGGCAGGGTTTCCGGGTGGGCATGGGTTGAATCTGGCAAAGCCCGGATGTCCCATCCACCCGGATCTTGCGGACATCGTTGACCGCGAATGGATGCAAATCCTCGCCATGGAGCACGGACCTGGAGGGCTTCAGCTTTTGTCTCTCCCATTGGCGACTACTCGCGTCCGTTCGCGGTTTCAATCGTCCGAAACCGGCCGTCCGCCGCGTCCCGCCTTGATCGAGGCGCGGTGGCGCTTGCCCTCGACGGCCCGGCGTTTGGCTCCCTTGGAGGGTTGGCGGTACTGGCGCCGCTTCTTTTCCCTCTCCTGTTGGCGCGCCAGAACGGCGGCCTTGCGGGCATCCAGGATGCGGGAGAGGAGGCGTTCCCAGGCCAGGGTGCGGTTGCCCGACTGCGAGCGGCCATCCTGGCAGCGAACGGACAGTCCGGTGGGATGGTGGATCAGCTCGACCGCGGTGGAGACCTTGTTGACATTCTGGCCCCCCGGCCCAGAGGAGCGGCAAAAACGTTCGGTGAAATCCTCTTCGCGCAGGCGGAGCGTTTTCAGTCGTTCCTGGAGGGTGGAGTCCATGGTCCAGATTTACCACAGAGGGTGGGGAGGACCCAGAGAAGATTACCGGGCCAAATCCCAGAAAGCTTGCAAATCCCCGGGCAGGGCAGAGACAATTTGTATCCGTTCCGTTTCCCAGGTGAAGCCGATACCTGAAGCGTGCAGCGCGTGGCGGTTGAGATGCAGCCGTGCTTCCAGCGACGGGGTCCAGCCGGTGCGGATGAATTCCAGATAAGCTTCCGGAGCCGGACCGTAAATCTTGTCGCCAACGACCGGAAAACCGAGGTGGGCCAGATGGACCCGGATCTGGTGCAGTCGTCCGGTCTCGGGGAAACAGGCCACCTGGCTGATTTCACCCGCCAGGGGGTGTTGCCTCGTTTCGAGTCGTTGGATGCGGGTCCGCGCCGGGCTGCCGTCCGGATGGACGCCTTGTTTGAGATGGATCTCCGAGGGGCCGTGGTCGCCCAGGCGGGCCAGCGGAGCGTTGATTTCCGCTGTGTCCGGAGTGCGACCATACACCAGGGCATGGTAGGACTTTCCGACGGTGCGGCGCATGATTTGCTTGCCGAGGGAAGAGGCGCCTTCGTGCGTGCGGGCCAGGAGCACGATGCCGCTGGTTTCGCGATCCAGCCGGTTGATGCAGGCATTGAGCTCGCCGGGGAATTGTTCCAGGGCCCAGTCACGCAGGGTGGGGGGACCGCCTGGTTTGGTGGGGTGGCAGAGGACGCCCGAAGGTTTGTCCACGGCACGCCAGTGCAGGCCTGATTGAAGAATGGGAAACAACACGGGAAAATCTCACACTGGGTTAGAGGATTCCTTTTGCCAAGCCGCGTTCTTCTACCGATATTCATGGCTGTTTATGCAACGGATTCCGACCATGGCTTTGGGCCTCGCCCTATGGGGGCTCTTATTCTCGGTTGCCCCGCACGTCCGGGCGGCAGAATGGGTCGCCATTGCCGTCTCGGGTGAACCGGTCAAGGTGGTCTCCCCGGACCGGGTAGAGGAACTAGGAGAGATGGTCACCCTGCGGGATGCCGGTGGACGGGCCTTGGGAGCTTGGCAGAAATCGTTCGTTCTGGAACGCATGGTCCAACCCCCTGCTGAAAAGAGTTCATGGGAAGCCGGGGCGCTGCGAGCGCGGTTGGGTGAGTGGGAGGCTTTTCTCGGACGGCATGCCGTTGCCGAACCGTTGGTGGGACCGGTACTCAAGGAAGTGCGCGCCTTCGTGAAATTTCAGGATGAACAGGCCGCGGCAGCCCTCGCCGAAAAACAAAAACGCCTGCAAGGCCGCCTCGAGGCGGTTTTGGCGATGCCTTTGCCGCCCAAAGATCCGACACCCGATGCGGAAATGATCCAAGCCCACATCCGGGATGCCCGCGCCCTGCTCGCAGAAATGCCGGAAGCGAGCGCGAAACTTCAGGAACACCTCAAGCCATGGGAGGAAATCGGGGACGCTCTCGCTGCGGGCAAGGTGTGGTTCGAAGACGCTTGGAAAACCCCGCAAGAAATCGATGCCCTCAAGCAGGAGCGCCTCCGGAAGATAAGGGAGGCGGCCATGGAAAAAGTGGGACGCATGGAAATTCCCGCCACCGTCATCCCGGCGGACAAGATGGGCCAGCTGCAGATCGGAGTGTTGGTCAGTTTCGGTCTGGGGGTGCTGGCTTTGCCCGCCCTGCTTATCTGGCGGACCACCACAAGTACGGTCATCAAGTCGAAAAGCCAGGGCCATGTCCGGCTGACGCACAAGAGCGGACTGTTGGAGTCGATCAAGATCCTTCTTTTCCTGACCTCGTTTGTCGTGGTCGCCGTCGAGGGCTACTATATCTACCGTCTCTGGTTCGCCCCCCGTGGGGCGGAAGTGCAGCTGGCCGAGCCGGCGGCTTGTCCGGATCTCCTTAAAATGGCCTATGCCTGCAGCCGTCCTTCCGATCTG includes:
- a CDS encoding RNA pseudouridine synthase; the protein is MLFPILQSGLHWRAVDKPSGVLCHPTKPGGPPTLRDWALEQFPGELNACINRLDRETSGIVLLARTHEGASSLGKQIMRRTVGKSYHALVYGRTPDTAEINAPLARLGDHGPSEIHLKQGVHPDGSPARTRIQRLETRQHPLAGEISQVACFPETGRLHQIRVHLAHLGFPVVGDKIYGPAPEAYLEFIRTGWTPSLEARLHLNRHALHASGIGFTWETERIQIVSALPGDLQAFWDLAR
- a CDS encoding AAA family ATPase, translated to MNMEIQVRNYRCFNEAHPAVLRIHRGTTALIGANNAGKSTLLRLFYELRPLFAKLAESPAVWAALLNESIPLPQPLEVEDREAILHRHARGDLVLNIRVLDCDLSARKPDPRPYIVPGEIDLVVSRKNFRVIARVDGARGRFQVVDARGSHARLTGGEAALITVSWPVLQELFGSLADSLYIGPYRALRPFPEEDHSYDLQLGASFFKKFLRVHETEKARFNEGARRLERDMRSIFQFKKFEVAVLGRPAALFFDINGERYRIDELGSGVGQVFLILAHAHLLRPAYVFIDEPECHLHPSIQAEFVTALNGYARKALFLATHSMGLARSAGDRIYQVVRHPSDRYTTVQRYRPEERLSEVLGEINFSVQQQAGCRKILLVEGPTEVKAVRQFLRHLGQDRQVVIIPLGGSSMINGHRDDELREIARICPDVFALIDSEKPSPREVLSVERQGFVRSCGKSGIECHVLERRSLESYLTRAAIQKVLGKGFQELGPYDDVKRRYGHWPKSDNWKIVREMALRDFEQTDLGQYLRFVIESPCRVAGVKED
- a CDS encoding peptide chain release factor-like protein — its product is MDSTLQERLKTLRLREEDFTERFCRSSGPGGQNVNKVSTAVELIHHPTGLSVRCQDGRSQSGNRTLAWERLLSRILDARKAAVLARQQEREKKRRQYRQPSKGAKRRAVEGKRHRASIKAGRGGRPVSDD
- a CDS encoding methylated-DNA--[protein]-cysteine S-methyltransferase, whose protein sequence is MPTRKPCQAEMDYARIEKALQFLDAHSTHPPDLKAAAEHVHLSPFHFQRLFTRWAGISPALFLQHLSREAALARLQTGQDILHTSLEIGLSGPGRLHDLIIRTDGLTPGEARRGGAGAEIRYGETGTLLGRTLLAWTARGLSVVRFLPDRAPLDHQIRDLARTWPEAGWIHDPRGAAVRAGRLFDGNHRTPLHLRGTRFQLQVWRALLDIPEGALVDYGTLARAVGRPEAARAVGTAVGANPIAVLIPCHRVIRRTGAFGGYRWGMARKQFLLAREALNPLSPRPHDRATR